The Chryseobacterium indicum genome includes a window with the following:
- a CDS encoding TIGR00730 family Rossman fold protein, with amino-acid sequence MKSITVFCGSSFGSASIYKEQAALLGETLAKQKIQLIYGGADVGLMGAVADGAMNEGGKVTGVLPRFLQSKEIAHKQLTELILVETMHERKTKMNELCDGVIVLPGGYGTMEEFFEMITWAQLGLHKKPIGILNINGFYDDLIRLVETMVKKGFLKQINREMLLICENIEELLEMMKSYQAPNVGKWISREEV; translated from the coding sequence ATGAAAAGTATCACCGTATTCTGCGGATCCAGCTTCGGTTCTGCATCTATTTACAAAGAACAGGCAGCTTTGCTTGGTGAAACTCTGGCAAAACAAAAAATTCAGCTTATTTACGGCGGCGCAGATGTTGGTTTAATGGGCGCTGTTGCAGACGGAGCAATGAATGAAGGCGGAAAAGTAACCGGCGTCCTTCCCCGCTTTTTACAGTCCAAAGAAATTGCCCATAAACAATTGACAGAATTAATTCTGGTGGAAACCATGCATGAACGAAAAACCAAAATGAATGAACTTTGCGACGGCGTTATTGTTCTTCCGGGAGGTTACGGAACAATGGAAGAATTTTTTGAAATGATAACCTGGGCGCAACTGGGACTTCATAAAAAACCGATTGGAATTTTAAACATCAACGGATTTTATGACGATCTGATCAGACTTGTGGAAACAATGGTGAAAAAAGGATTTTTAAAGCAGATTAACCGTGAGATGCTTTTAATCTGTGAAAATATTGAAGAATTACTGGAAATGATGAAAAGTTATCAGGCTCCGAATGTTGGAAAATGGATTTCGAGGGAGGAAGTTTAG
- a CDS encoding prolyl oligopeptidase family serine peptidase — MKNIFLSAGLFLSQIISAQYNYPATPEKAVVDDYFGTKITDHYRWLEDIKNPEVKKWFKSQSDFSHTMIDKIPHREDLYRRMKEVQEMNGDSFDVIYQRGNTYFYTKTKKSENLSKLYSRDLATGKESLIFDPETLGKNTQITNFVLDSKAGKIAILLSKAGGEICNLRIFDLATKKFLKDEIGPIWSEFAFEFTPDDKALLYTKMSTADPSSNMLLKDMKAMLHVLGTDTKADKVLASREDYPELNALTEQFPSIYFTDDYKNIVLRLSSVKSESPIFVAPFSELKNKKINWRQIVKPSDDITDVFISGDKLFLLTHKNAPNYKITLTSLSNPAPDKATTVVAENKDKVIISIHNSKNYLYYSLGDGIVRDKYQVNINTLAGKKIDFPTGVNSSLSLNQRENDNIFCNNVNWLTPLTTYEYNPEKGDIVKSKYLNSETKYPDYSTLYNVKEVEVKSHDGVMVPLSVIYPKNIKMDGSNPAYITGYGGYGFSYEPRFSTRLSVLLEQGVVLAIAHVRGGGEKGENWHKDGMKAKKPNTWKDFIACSEYLISQKYTSSSKLIGNGVSMGGVLIGRAITERPDLYAVAIAEVGMTNALRSEITPNGPNQIPEIGTLKNEEDTKNLLEMDAQSKVKEGVKYPAVIIRTGMNDSRVEPWEPGKFAAILQKDSASKKPVLLYVNYENGHFTSDFDVIFKEYADIYSFALWQVGHPKFQPVK; from the coding sequence ATGAAAAATATATTTCTTTCAGCAGGATTATTTTTAAGTCAAATAATATCCGCGCAGTACAATTATCCTGCAACTCCTGAAAAAGCGGTGGTGGATGATTATTTTGGTACAAAAATCACAGATCATTACAGATGGCTGGAAGACATCAAAAATCCTGAAGTAAAAAAATGGTTCAAATCTCAGTCTGATTTCAGCCATACCATGATTGATAAAATTCCGCACCGTGAAGATCTTTACAGACGGATGAAAGAAGTACAGGAAATGAACGGTGATTCTTTCGATGTAATCTATCAAAGAGGAAACACCTATTTCTACACAAAGACTAAAAAAAGCGAAAACCTTTCTAAGCTTTATTCAAGAGATCTTGCAACAGGAAAAGAATCGCTGATTTTTGATCCTGAAACACTTGGCAAAAATACACAAATCACCAATTTTGTACTTGACTCGAAAGCGGGGAAAATTGCCATTTTACTGTCAAAAGCAGGTGGGGAAATCTGCAACTTAAGAATTTTTGATCTTGCCACCAAGAAATTTTTAAAGGATGAAATCGGTCCTATCTGGAGTGAATTTGCTTTTGAATTTACTCCCGACGATAAGGCTCTTCTTTATACAAAAATGAGTACCGCAGATCCAAGCAGCAATATGCTTCTAAAAGATATGAAAGCGATGCTTCATGTGCTTGGAACCGACACAAAAGCTGACAAGGTATTAGCATCCAGAGAAGATTATCCGGAACTGAATGCTTTAACAGAGCAATTTCCCTCAATTTATTTTACCGATGACTATAAAAATATTGTTTTAAGATTAAGTTCTGTAAAATCTGAAAGTCCGATATTTGTTGCGCCTTTTTCTGAATTAAAAAACAAAAAAATAAACTGGAGGCAAATCGTAAAACCATCAGACGATATTACTGATGTATTTATTTCCGGCGACAAATTGTTTCTGCTGACTCATAAAAATGCACCTAATTATAAAATCACTCTCACAAGCTTATCAAATCCTGCCCCTGATAAAGCCACCACAGTAGTTGCGGAAAACAAGGATAAAGTAATCATAAGTATTCATAATTCTAAAAACTATCTTTATTATTCATTAGGAGATGGTATTGTAAGAGATAAATATCAGGTCAATATCAATACGCTTGCCGGAAAAAAAATTGATTTCCCAACCGGAGTTAACAGTTCATTATCTCTCAACCAAAGAGAAAATGACAACATATTCTGTAATAACGTTAACTGGCTGACTCCATTAACGACCTACGAATACAACCCTGAAAAAGGAGATATCGTAAAAAGTAAATACCTTAATTCAGAAACAAAATATCCGGATTACAGCACACTTTACAACGTAAAAGAGGTGGAAGTAAAAAGCCACGACGGCGTTATGGTTCCGCTATCTGTTATTTATCCTAAAAATATAAAAATGGATGGCAGTAATCCTGCTTATATTACAGGTTATGGCGGTTATGGATTTTCATATGAGCCCCGTTTCTCAACAAGACTTTCCGTGCTTTTGGAACAGGGCGTCGTATTGGCAATAGCCCACGTAAGAGGAGGAGGTGAAAAAGGTGAAAACTGGCATAAAGACGGTATGAAGGCAAAAAAACCGAATACATGGAAAGATTTTATTGCATGTTCGGAATACCTGATCTCCCAAAAATATACTTCATCTTCAAAACTCATAGGAAATGGTGTAAGTATGGGCGGAGTACTCATTGGAAGAGCCATAACGGAAAGGCCTGATCTGTATGCTGTAGCTATAGCAGAAGTAGGAATGACCAATGCCTTACGTTCTGAGATTACCCCTAATGGTCCCAATCAGATTCCGGAAATAGGAACTTTAAAAAATGAAGAAGATACCAAAAACCTTCTTGAAATGGATGCCCAGAGTAAAGTAAAAGAGGGAGTAAAGTATCCCGCTGTAATTATCCGTACCGGAATGAACGACTCCAGAGTTGAACCTTGGGAGCCGGGAAAATTTGCAGCCATACTGCAAAAAGATTCCGCCTCAAAAAAACCTGTTTTGCTGTATGTAAACTATGAAAACGGACATTTTACAAGTGATTTTGACGTTATTTTTAAAGAATACGCCGATATTTATTCATTTGCTTTATGGCAGGTGGGGCATCCAAAATTTCAGCCTGTAAAGTAA
- a CDS encoding 2Fe-2S iron-sulfur cluster-binding protein: MSDINIKITDREGVTHDVVAPTDMSMNLMEIIRSYELAEEGTIGVCGGMAMCASCQVYVTNDPGLDEMGAEEDAMLGEAFHVQENSRLGCQLHIVPEMEGLEVEIAPYP; encoded by the coding sequence ATGAGCGATATTAATATAAAAATTACCGATAGGGAAGGCGTTACACACGATGTTGTTGCACCAACGGATATGTCTATGAATCTGATGGAAATCATCCGTTCTTATGAACTGGCGGAAGAAGGAACCATCGGAGTTTGCGGAGGAATGGCAATGTGTGCTTCATGTCAGGTTTATGTAACCAACGATCCGGGACTGGACGAAATGGGAGCAGAAGAAGATGCGATGCTGGGTGAAGCTTTCCATGTACAGGAAAACAGCAGACTGGGTTGCCAACTGCATATTGTTCCAGAAATGGAAGGTCTGGAAGTAGAGATTGCTCCTTATCCTTAG
- a CDS encoding NAD(P)/FAD-dependent oxidoreductase, with amino-acid sequence MITTDILIIGAGPTGLFAVFEAGLLKMKCHIIDALPQPGGQLAELYPKKPIFDIPGYPSVNAGELVDNLMEQIKQFQPGFTLGETAVSYTKVDDEWFEVITNKGTVHRAKAIAIAGGLGTFEPRKPTIENVADYEEKGLEYFVKEPEHFRNKKVVIAGGGDSALDWSIFLSNVASEVTLIHRRNEFRGALDSVEKVQDLKNQGKIKLITPAEVTAIKGDGKVEAITVAVDGQDPYDIETDYFIPLFGLTPKLGEIGNWGLNIEKNAIVVNNALDYQTNIDGIYAIGDINTYPGKLKLILCGFHEATLMCQSVYNRLNPGKKFVLKYTTVSGVDGFDGSRKEAEKAVVKKID; translated from the coding sequence ATGATAACGACGGATATATTGATCATAGGAGCCGGTCCCACAGGACTTTTTGCTGTATTTGAAGCAGGTTTATTAAAAATGAAGTGCCATATTATTGATGCACTTCCTCAACCGGGAGGACAGTTGGCTGAGCTTTATCCTAAAAAGCCTATTTTCGATATTCCGGGATATCCTTCTGTAAACGCGGGAGAACTTGTAGATAATTTAATGGAGCAGATCAAGCAGTTTCAGCCGGGATTCACTTTGGGAGAAACAGCGGTTTCTTACACAAAAGTGGATGATGAATGGTTTGAAGTGATTACGAACAAAGGAACGGTTCACAGAGCGAAAGCAATTGCCATTGCGGGAGGTCTTGGAACTTTTGAGCCGAGAAAACCTACGATTGAAAACGTAGCCGACTACGAGGAAAAAGGCCTTGAGTATTTCGTAAAAGAGCCTGAACATTTCAGAAATAAAAAAGTAGTGATTGCCGGAGGAGGAGATTCTGCACTGGACTGGAGTATTTTCTTATCTAATGTAGCGAGTGAAGTTACGTTGATCCACAGAAGAAACGAATTCCGTGGCGCTCTGGATTCTGTAGAAAAAGTTCAGGATCTTAAAAATCAGGGTAAAATTAAATTAATTACTCCTGCAGAAGTTACAGCGATTAAAGGTGACGGAAAAGTAGAAGCGATTACGGTTGCTGTTGACGGGCAGGATCCTTACGATATTGAAACAGATTATTTTATTCCGTTATTCGGATTAACTCCAAAATTGGGAGAAATCGGAAACTGGGGACTGAATATCGAGAAAAATGCAATCGTTGTAAACAATGCTTTAGACTATCAGACAAACATCGACGGAATTTATGCGATCGGAGACATCAATACTTATCCGGGAAAATTAAAGCTGATCCTTTGCGGATTCCATGAAGCTACTTTAATGTGTCAGAGTGTTTACAACAGACTGAATCCGGGTAAAAAATTCGTTCTTAAATATACAACAGTAAGCGGAGTAGATGGTTTCGACGGAAGCAGAAAAGAAGCAGAAAAAGCTGTTGTTAAAAAAATTGACTAA
- a CDS encoding DUF3108 domain-containing protein, with the protein MKKFLSVISIFIFILGFGQIDNIADGESITLRIHYGFLNAGTANLTAQKTTFKGAPHLHVRGTGQTTGAVRAFFKVEDFYESYINMQTELPSFYVRNVREGSYRQHLETTFNHDNNTLVLTDKKTPANGSKVIKSVKGVQDMLSCFYYLRSKTAAELKTGTVINMNVWIDDEMFPFQLKVVGTENLDTKFGTINCLKIIPSVKSGRVFKEKEGVTMWVSNDANHIPILLKAELAVGSLKASIDGYKNVKYPLKFTK; encoded by the coding sequence ATGAAGAAATTTTTAAGTGTTATTTCGATATTTATATTCATTCTGGGATTTGGACAGATTGATAATATTGCAGACGGAGAGTCTATTACGCTGAGAATCCATTACGGATTTCTGAATGCCGGTACTGCTAATCTTACGGCACAAAAAACCACTTTTAAAGGCGCTCCTCACCTTCATGTAAGAGGGACAGGACAGACTACGGGAGCGGTAAGAGCTTTTTTTAAAGTGGAAGATTTTTATGAAAGCTACATCAATATGCAGACCGAACTTCCTAGCTTTTACGTAAGAAATGTGCGGGAAGGAAGCTACAGACAACATCTGGAAACTACTTTTAATCACGACAACAATACATTGGTTTTAACGGATAAGAAAACGCCGGCAAACGGATCGAAAGTGATAAAATCTGTAAAAGGAGTTCAGGATATGCTTTCGTGCTTCTACTATTTAAGAAGTAAAACTGCCGCTGAACTGAAAACCGGAACAGTAATCAACATGAATGTCTGGATTGATGATGAAATGTTTCCTTTTCAGCTAAAAGTAGTGGGAACTGAAAATCTGGATACCAAATTCGGGACAATTAATTGTTTAAAAATTATTCCGTCTGTGAAAAGCGGAAGGGTTTTTAAAGAAAAAGAAGGAGTAACGATGTGGGTTTCTAACGACGCCAATCATATCCCTATTTTATTGAAAGCTGAATTGGCAGTCGGATCATTAAAAGCAAGTATCGACGGATATAAAAATGTAAAATATCCTTTAAAGTTTACAAAATAA
- a CDS encoding DUF5916 domain-containing protein: MKTHILTICFILSSLFTYSQKKEDVQIVRKNIVITKTSSSPKIDGILDDAEWRNAPVATGFIERQPNNGKLQADSVRTEVKILYDDTGIYFGAQMYDPTPHKIAKELTERDGVGNDDFFGVTLNGYNDKQQSLEFMVTAAGVQFDAKITTDGEDDTWNSIWYSSAKINEKGWAVEMKIPYSELRFPKNNVQEWGMNMFRRIQRTKTTYDWNFVDNAKNSYTLFDGVLKGIENINPPTRLSFTPYFSTYVNSFDGKTTANVNGGMDVKYGINDAFTFDMTLIPDFGQANFDNSILNLTPFEQQFSEQRTFFTEGTELFSKGGMFYSRRVGGQPSRYPTTNDNEGVTEYPSKVKLFNAFKISGRTKKGLGIGFFNGITQKMEATILNHETGEVRREVVEPWTNYNVLVFDQRFNGNSSVSLVNTNVTRDGDFRDANATGILWDINNKKNTYNTFGSLKGSWVMDGETKFGTKGELGFAKISGKNRFNINGNVTTKDWDINDVGFSTRTNFGNYNAWYGYRILQPTKTFNNMYLNFNLNYYHRLEPFIFQNLIFNNNNSFTDKNFRVFGGGIEFTPFTQNDIYEPRTFGRHLKVPKYFDSWIWFESDSRKKLQLNFTFDYYAYDEKGRNQVLTNFGLRYRFSDKFNVNWSFNPSFSNNETGFAGKNSTDIFIGRRQRNTYENALTSKYTFNEKMALTLTFRHYFSDVTYKQFYALNQDGSLTETNAFNKNLNGTYNAWNVDLRFSWWFAPGSQLTLLYRNATSNYLEFSRLNVKKNYDMLFNEPTVNNISLKLTYFLDYNRVKSWTKKKG; this comes from the coding sequence ATGAAAACTCATATACTAACAATTTGCTTTATTTTATCTTCTCTATTCACCTATTCTCAGAAAAAGGAAGATGTACAGATTGTCAGAAAAAACATCGTCATCACAAAAACTTCATCATCGCCCAAAATAGACGGAATTCTGGATGATGCAGAATGGCGGAACGCACCTGTTGCTACAGGTTTTATAGAAAGACAGCCCAACAACGGAAAACTTCAGGCAGATTCTGTGAGAACGGAGGTAAAAATTTTATATGATGATACAGGAATTTACTTCGGAGCACAGATGTACGATCCTACTCCCCATAAAATTGCCAAAGAACTTACGGAAAGAGACGGTGTAGGAAATGATGATTTTTTCGGTGTTACTTTAAACGGCTATAATGATAAGCAGCAGAGTCTGGAATTTATGGTAACCGCAGCCGGCGTTCAGTTTGATGCAAAAATTACGACGGACGGAGAAGATGATACATGGAATTCTATCTGGTACAGCAGCGCAAAAATTAACGAAAAAGGATGGGCGGTAGAAATGAAAATCCCTTATTCTGAACTGAGATTTCCAAAAAATAACGTTCAGGAATGGGGAATGAATATGTTCCGCAGGATTCAGCGTACAAAAACTACTTATGACTGGAATTTTGTGGATAACGCCAAAAATTCTTATACATTATTTGATGGTGTTTTAAAGGGAATCGAAAATATCAATCCTCCTACCCGATTGTCTTTTACGCCTTATTTTTCAACATATGTGAACAGTTTCGACGGAAAAACCACTGCCAATGTTAACGGCGGAATGGATGTGAAATACGGGATTAATGACGCCTTTACATTCGATATGACTTTGATTCCGGATTTCGGACAGGCAAATTTTGATAATTCAATTCTGAATTTAACGCCATTTGAACAACAGTTTTCCGAACAGAGAACGTTCTTTACCGAAGGAACCGAACTATTCAGTAAAGGCGGAATGTTTTATTCAAGAAGAGTCGGCGGACAGCCTTCGAGATATCCGACAACCAATGACAATGAAGGAGTAACGGAATATCCTTCAAAAGTAAAATTATTCAATGCTTTTAAAATTTCGGGAAGAACCAAAAAAGGATTGGGAATCGGCTTTTTTAATGGGATAACACAAAAAATGGAAGCCACCATTCTAAACCACGAAACCGGAGAAGTGAGAAGAGAGGTGGTAGAACCGTGGACGAATTACAATGTTTTGGTTTTTGATCAGCGATTCAACGGAAATTCTTCTGTTTCTTTGGTAAATACCAATGTTACCAGGGACGGAGATTTCCGCGATGCCAATGCAACGGGAATTCTCTGGGACATCAACAATAAAAAAAATACCTACAATACTTTCGGAAGTTTAAAAGGAAGCTGGGTGATGGATGGTGAAACCAAATTCGGAACTAAAGGTGAGCTCGGCTTCGCAAAAATTTCAGGCAAAAACCGTTTCAACATTAATGGAAATGTAACCACAAAAGACTGGGACATTAATGATGTAGGATTTTCTACAAGAACCAATTTCGGAAATTACAACGCATGGTACGGTTACAGAATTTTGCAGCCTACAAAAACATTCAATAATATGTATCTGAATTTTAATCTGAACTACTATCACAGATTAGAACCATTTATTTTTCAAAATCTGATTTTTAATAACAATAACAGTTTTACGGATAAAAACTTCAGGGTTTTCGGAGGAGGAATAGAGTTTACACCTTTTACACAAAACGATATATATGAACCGAGAACTTTTGGGAGACATCTGAAAGTTCCCAAATACTTCGATTCATGGATATGGTTTGAAAGCGACAGCAGAAAAAAGTTACAGCTTAATTTCACTTTCGATTATTATGCGTACGATGAAAAAGGAAGAAATCAGGTTCTTACCAATTTCGGACTCCGTTACCGTTTTTCAGACAAATTTAATGTAAACTGGAGTTTTAATCCGAGTTTCAGCAATAATGAAACAGGTTTTGCAGGAAAAAACAGTACTGATATTTTCATCGGAAGAAGGCAGCGAAATACCTACGAAAATGCACTGACTTCAAAGTATACTTTTAATGAAAAAATGGCTCTCACGTTAACATTCAGACATTATTTTTCGGATGTTACTTATAAACAGTTTTACGCATTAAATCAGGATGGAAGTCTTACAGAAACCAATGCTTTTAATAAAAACCTGAACGGAACCTACAATGCATGGAATGTTGATCTGAGATTTTCGTGGTGGTTTGCTCCGGGAAGCCAGTTGACTTTATTGTACAGAAATGCCACGTCCAATTATCTTGAATTTTCGAGACTGAATGTAAAGAAAAACTATGATATGCTCTTCAATGAACCCACCGTGAATAATATTTCTTTAAAACTGACTTACTTTCTGGATTATAACAGGGTAAAAAGCTGGACGAAGAAGAAAGGTTAA
- a CDS encoding response regulator transcription factor: protein MSELNSASVNVLLADDHSLIRQGIVFLLEEMDWECEIFQASSLQQLMNSIQEHPIDIAIIDAHFPDGNSITIVPEIKKISPKTKILIFTGIEESTHSLKFLNAGADGFLSKLNEEEEIAEAIKKMYTHGSYISEVTQALLRNSISNPTLINPLLSLTERELQIAEMYAEGLGNLEIANRLDVKQNTVSTIKKRIFDKLKIENIVELIDLMKKHY from the coding sequence ATGAGTGAACTAAATTCTGCATCTGTTAATGTTTTGCTTGCAGATGACCATAGCCTGATAAGACAAGGGATTGTTTTTCTGCTGGAAGAAATGGACTGGGAATGCGAAATTTTTCAGGCTTCCAGTTTGCAGCAGCTGATGAACTCTATACAGGAACATCCGATAGATATTGCCATTATAGATGCTCATTTTCCCGATGGAAACAGCATTACCATTGTACCGGAAATTAAAAAAATAAGTCCGAAAACCAAGATCCTTATTTTTACAGGAATTGAAGAAAGCACCCATTCTCTGAAGTTCTTAAATGCAGGAGCAGACGGATTTTTAAGCAAGCTGAATGAAGAGGAAGAGATTGCAGAGGCAATTAAAAAAATGTACACACATGGAAGCTATATTTCTGAAGTTACACAGGCTTTGCTTAGGAATTCCATAAGTAACCCGACGCTTATTAATCCTTTGCTGTCTTTAACAGAAAGAGAACTGCAGATCGCGGAAATGTATGCCGAAGGTCTTGGAAATCTCGAAATTGCCAATCGTCTTGATGTAAAACAAAATACAGTAAGTACAATTAAAAAAAGAATTTTCGATAAGCTTAAGATCGAAAATATTGTAGAACTTATTGATCTCATGAAAAAGCATTACTGA
- a CDS encoding sensor histidine kinase, producing MSKKLLNFKARKIIHYSLLVCILLIQLLIAGYFYNEFISRKNLAFFENQLKEVHTLENLTDNSRGELLNAQNFLQKYMVSNDNTYLNSYFASLNKLGKNLDSIGHYENKYPKLKNVLTSNRKDSMEIKKLKSLIDSTYEYSTKSNFKAENNLPKLEKYSVNYDFDKFKVETKTISDTVKKKGLFGRLGDAISGKENVRKESTIITVKQGKEASPANIKAEFDSIFNEVNNHYKGEIKKIQVNVVRNQNNSGNFYKIFNNLMVYSNGLMNIYDVAIKDSKAELEKEYQKQNSESNRIRKNIVFGAMILMFIVSVLIMFLTRIAFIYEKKLNAANKQISENLNFKNRILGMLSHELRSPLKIIGLFINRINKRTEDEKVKEYLKSISFTNDSLLMQANQILEYTKNQAVENKLIPVKFNLKSEITSILTSIEPYIETRNNKFIIDENINPNINVYSDNKKINQIFMNILGNANKFTENGQIKVTAKTQPVDENTISLITEISDTGVGISKSDLEKIFEPYYQGVLSEDVENLGAGLGLSLCKEIIGLYDGDISVSSEEGKGTTVHFSVNLNISK from the coding sequence ATGTCCAAAAAATTATTGAACTTTAAAGCGAGAAAAATAATCCATTACTCATTGCTCGTTTGTATTCTGCTCATCCAGCTTCTTATTGCAGGATATTTCTATAATGAATTTATTTCGAGAAAAAATCTGGCTTTCTTTGAAAATCAGCTGAAAGAAGTTCATACACTGGAAAATCTTACGGATAATTCCCGAGGAGAGCTTCTGAATGCACAAAATTTCCTTCAAAAATATATGGTGAGCAATGATAATACTTATCTTAATTCATATTTCGCTTCTCTTAATAAACTGGGTAAAAATCTCGACAGCATCGGACATTACGAAAACAAATATCCTAAGCTTAAGAATGTTCTTACCTCAAACAGAAAAGATTCTATGGAGATTAAAAAACTGAAATCTCTGATAGATTCTACCTACGAATATTCAACAAAATCTAACTTTAAAGCCGAGAATAATCTTCCTAAACTCGAAAAATACAGTGTAAACTACGACTTTGATAAGTTTAAGGTAGAAACAAAGACAATCTCTGATACGGTAAAGAAAAAAGGGCTTTTCGGACGTTTGGGAGACGCTATTTCCGGAAAAGAAAATGTACGGAAAGAAAGTACAATTATTACGGTGAAACAGGGAAAAGAAGCCAGTCCTGCAAATATTAAAGCTGAATTCGACAGTATTTTTAATGAAGTAAACAATCATTATAAAGGAGAAATAAAGAAAATTCAGGTAAATGTCGTAAGAAACCAGAACAACAGCGGTAACTTCTATAAAATCTTTAATAATCTTATGGTGTATAGCAATGGACTGATGAACATTTATGATGTTGCCATTAAAGATTCGAAAGCCGAGCTTGAGAAAGAATATCAAAAGCAGAATTCCGAAAGCAACAGAATCCGAAAAAATATCGTATTTGGGGCGATGATTCTGATGTTTATTGTTTCTGTTTTAATCATGTTCTTAACCAGAATTGCCTTTATTTATGAGAAAAAGCTGAACGCTGCCAATAAACAGATCAGCGAAAACCTTAATTTCAAGAACAGAATTTTGGGAATGCTGAGTCACGAGCTGAGATCGCCGCTGAAAATCATAGGATTATTCATCAACAGGATTAATAAAAGAACAGAAGACGAAAAGGTGAAGGAGTATCTGAAATCCATCAGTTTTACCAACGATTCTTTACTGATGCAGGCAAACCAGATTTTAGAATACACTAAAAATCAGGCGGTTGAAAATAAACTGATTCCGGTGAAGTTTAATCTTAAAAGCGAAATCACTTCAATTCTTACTTCCATTGAGCCGTATATTGAAACCAGAAACAATAAATTCATTATTGATGAAAATATAAATCCGAATATCAATGTTTATTCTGATAATAAAAAGATCAATCAGATTTTCATGAATATTCTGGGAAATGCGAATAAGTTTACTGAAAACGGGCAGATAAAAGTCACCGCTAAAACGCAGCCTGTTGACGAAAATACAATATCTTTGATTACAGAAATCAGCGATACCGGTGTAGGAATTTCAAAATCCGATTTGGAAAAAATATTCGAACCTTATTATCAGGGAGTTCTGTCGGAAGACGTAGAAAATCTAGGTGCAGGCTTAGGATTGAGCTTATGTAAAGAAATTATTGGTTTATACGATGGAGATATCTCTGTTTCAAGCGAAGAAGGAAAAGGTACAACCGTACATTTTTCTGTTAATTTAAATATCAGTAAATGA
- the pheS gene encoding phenylalanine--tRNA ligase subunit alpha has product MIEKIEELLVEVNSFNATSKEEIENFRIKYNGKKGILNDFFEKFKEVPNDQKKDFGQKINTLKQAVNVKLEDLKNASASSIIVEKEDLTRPAFPLELGSRHPINLVKNRIIEIFKSIGFAVADGPEIEDDWHNFTALNLPEYHPARDMQDTFFIEQNPDILLRTHTSSVQIRYMEQNQPPIRILSPGRVFRNEAVSSRSHCIFHQIEGLYIDENVSFADLKQTIQFFTTELFGKSKIRLRPSYFPFTEPSAEIDVYWGLNSETDYRITKGTGWLEIMGCGMVDPAVLKNVNIDPEKYSGYAFGMGIERIVMLLYQMSDIRMFFENDIRTLEQFKTL; this is encoded by the coding sequence ATGATAGAAAAGATAGAAGAATTACTCGTTGAGGTAAACAGCTTTAATGCTACATCTAAAGAGGAAATTGAAAACTTCCGAATCAAGTACAATGGTAAAAAAGGAATTCTGAATGATTTTTTTGAAAAATTCAAAGAAGTTCCCAACGACCAGAAGAAAGATTTCGGGCAGAAGATCAATACTCTGAAGCAGGCTGTTAACGTAAAACTGGAAGATTTAAAAAATGCTTCCGCATCTTCTATTATCGTAGAAAAAGAAGATCTTACAAGACCGGCGTTTCCTTTGGAGCTGGGATCTAGACACCCGATCAACTTAGTGAAAAACAGAATCATCGAGATTTTTAAATCTATCGGTTTTGCTGTGGCAGACGGTCCTGAAATCGAGGACGACTGGCATAACTTCACGGCGCTTAACCTTCCGGAATATCATCCGGCGAGAGATATGCAGGATACTTTCTTCATTGAGCAGAACCCTGATATTTTATTAAGAACGCATACTTCTTCCGTACAGATCCGTTACATGGAACAGAATCAGCCGCCGATCAGGATTTTATCTCCGGGAAGAGTGTTCAGAAACGAAGCGGTTTCTTCGCGTTCCCACTGTATTTTCCACCAGATTGAAGGATTGTATATTGATGAAAATGTAAGCTTCGCAGATTTAAAGCAGACCATTCAGTTCTTTACGACTGAACTTTTCGGAAAATCCAAGATCAGACTGAGACCTTCTTATTTCCCTTTTACGGAACCAAGTGCGGAAATTGATGTATATTGGGGGTTAAACTCTGAAACAGATTACAGGATAACAAAAGGAACGGGATGGCTGGAAATTATGGGATGCGGAATGGTAGATCCGGCGGTTTTGAAGAATGTAAACATTGATCCTGAGAAATATTCGGGATATGCTTTCGGGATGGGAATTGAAAGAATTGTAATGCTTCTTTATCAGATGAGCGACATCAGAATGTTTTTCGAAAATGATATCAGAACATTAGAGCAATTCAAAACTTTATAA